Sequence from the uncultured Flavobacterium sp. genome:
AAAAAATGGAACTATTGGAAATATTATGCCATAATTCCTGCACTTATTGCTTTTGTACTATTGTTTCAAATTAAAACTATTGCTCAGGAAAAAAGTCAGTCTCAGGAAATTACTAAAAATGATGATTCTGTAGCCGTTTTTAAAATTCACAAAAACACAACAGATCAGCAATTAAAAGTAATGGCCGAAAAGCTAAAACAGAATCATAATGTTGATTGTGCAGTTTCTGATGTAAAAAGAAATTCAAAAAACGAATTAACGGGTATTAAAGTCAATATAAAAAAAGGTTCTAAAGAAGTACAAACTCTTCAAATTGAAGGCGATGAAGCAATTAAAAGCTGCGGAATTATTGTTACGACTGAAAATGATGGCTCAAAAAAAGTAGGCATTCTTACTGACGATGAAATTGAAAAACCAATGGTAATCAAAAATCGTGTAGTTGAAGTTAGGCAATATAATGGTCAGGACATGCCTGCTCCTCCAGTTCCTCCTACTCCGCCAACAACAGCGGCATTTCCACCAGCACCTGTTGCTCCGGTAATGCCTGTATTGCCAAAAGACTTAGAACTTCCTCCAGTGCCAAATATGTCAAAAATGCCAAAACCTCCTGTGCCGCCAAGAAACACTTCGGACAAAATAGCTATGAAAGATTTTGACAAAAAGATGGCTGAATTTCAGAAAAAAATGGACGAATTTCAACCAAAAATGGATGCTTATCAAGATCAAGTAGACCAGATCATGTCTAAACGTGAAAGTGGTGTATACGGCAAAGAAATGGAAAAGTATGAAATTGCTATGGATAAATTTGGTGAAGAAATGGATAAATATGCTGCACTTATTGACCAGCAATTTGGGGCAGATTTTGAAAAGAAAATGGAGCAATTTGAAAAGGACATGAAAGTTTATGAGAAAAACATGAAGGAGCAAGAAAAAAACTTCAGAAAAATTGAAAAAGATAATAAACGATCTTAATGCGGAAATAAAATTAAAGCCAGTGTATTGAAACACTGGCTTTTTTTATTGAAAAGATATAATTATTCCATAAATCTATAAATGACCAAAAAAGCGGTATAAATTATATTAACCGTAGAAAATAGTACAAATAAAAACTGAGTATTAAAGTTCAAGTAACCTTTTAATAATCAATACC
This genomic interval carries:
- a CDS encoding M56 family metallopeptidase; this translates as MEALFIFIAKSSGLLLLFYFAYFLLLRKETFFNSNRWFLLAGLITSVVLPFLVYTKIVWIDPTPVTMSAIDYARAYTPRAIKQESFQINWNYVVLAIYSIGFIALIIKFALDFYSLNSVLKGKKVHQQADFKFIDISENIAPFSYFDYIVYNSSMYTASELENIIEHEKVHSDQNHTMDVLISRVFCMLFWFNPIIWLYKKAILQNLEFIADSEAAKKISDKKAYQYTLLKITTHESCVAITNHFYQSLIKKRIVMLNKNQSKKWNYWKYYAIIPALIAFVLLFQIKTIAQEKSQSQEITKNDDSVAVFKIHKNTTDQQLKVMAEKLKQNHNVDCAVSDVKRNSKNELTGIKVNIKKGSKEVQTLQIEGDEAIKSCGIIVTTENDGSKKVGILTDDEIEKPMVIKNRVVEVRQYNGQDMPAPPVPPTPPTTAAFPPAPVAPVMPVLPKDLELPPVPNMSKMPKPPVPPRNTSDKIAMKDFDKKMAEFQKKMDEFQPKMDAYQDQVDQIMSKRESGVYGKEMEKYEIAMDKFGEEMDKYAALIDQQFGADFEKKMEQFEKDMKVYEKNMKEQEKNFRKIEKDNKRS